The following proteins come from a genomic window of Alosa alosa isolate M-15738 ecotype Scorff River chromosome 2, AALO_Geno_1.1, whole genome shotgun sequence:
- the fkbp2 gene encoding LOW QUALITY PROTEIN: peptidyl-prolyl cis-trans isomerase FKBP2 (The sequence of the model RefSeq protein was modified relative to this genomic sequence to represent the inferred CDS: substituted 2 bases at 2 genomic stop codons) encodes MRLFFLLAVTLVSLCAVRGAEKKKLQIGIKKRVENCPIKSRKGDVLNMHYTGKLEDGTEFDSSIPRNQPFTFTLGTGQVIKGWDQGLLGXCSGEXKSLYSLVHTGYGDRGAPPKIPGGATLIFEVELLSIERRSDL; translated from the exons ATGAGGCTGTTCTTCCTGTTGGCGGTGACCCTGGTGTCGCTGTGTGCCGTGCGGGGAGCTGAGAAGAAGAAGCTGCAGATCGGCATCAAGAAGCGCGTGGAGAACTGCCCCATCAAGTCCCGCAAGGGCGACGTGCTCAACATGCACTACACC GGTAAACTGGAGGACGGGACAGAGTTTGACAGCAGCATCCCCAGGAACCAACCATTCACCTTCACGCTGGGCACCGGACAGGTCATCAAGGGCTGGGACCAGGGCCTACTGGGGTGA TGTAGTGGAGA GTAAAAGTCTCTTTATTCTCTTGTTCACACAGGCTATGGGGACAGAGGAGCCCCCCCTAAGATCCCAG GTGGCGCCACACTCATCTTCGAGGTGGAGTTGCTGAGCATTGAGAGGAGGTCTGATTTATAG